CTATTCCCCGGTGTCGACGTGCCGCACACCTGCGCGCAGTGCAGGGACTACCCCTGCGTTAAAGCCTGCGGGTACGGGGCTCTCAAGCCCGACGAGAGAACGGGCGCCGTGCTTGTAGACGCGGAGAAGTGCGTGAGCTGTGGGGAGTGCGTGAAAGCGTGCCCTGGCAAGGTGATGAGGCTGCACCCAGCTACCCGAAAGGCGATGGTGTGCGACCTCTGCGGGGGAGATCCGGAGTGCGTGAAGGTTTGCGTCGAGGCAGGCTTCAACGCCCTGACGGTTATCCCCTACGAGAGCGTCACCCTCCACGTCTACTCCATCGTGCCGGACGAGGTTTCGCGGAGGCTTTACGAGACGCTTTTCGGCGAGTAGGTGGAGGGCATGCAGCTGTACGGCTACCACGGGAGGCTCCTCGAAGTGGATCTCTCCAGGGAGAGGAGCAGGGAAGTAGAGATCGAGCCCGAGATCCTGGAGCAGTACGTGGGCGGTAGGGGGCTGGCCTCCTACCTGCTTTGGAGGGAGCTCGGCGGCAGCTGGCGCGAGGTGGACCCGCTGGGCCCCGAGAACTTGCTGCTCCTCCTCACGGGCCCGCTGACCGGCTACTACCCTGGCGTGAAGCTGGCGGTTTCGGGGAAAAGCCCCCAGAGTAATGGGATCGTTGGGTCGGTTCTGTCCAGCGAGGTTGCAATAGAGCTGAAGGCTGCCGGTTACGACGGCCTCGTGGTGAGGGGACGGGCCAGCAGCCCTGTCTACGTGTACGTCGAGGGGGACAGGGTTGAAATCAGGGAGGCGGCGCACCTCTGGGGGCTGGGCGGCAGGGAGACTTTCCGGAAGCTGATGGAGGAGCTCTGGGGCGAGCTGAAGAGGCGGCGCCTAGCCAGGGAGGGGTTGACGAAGGAGCCTTCGTTCGTGTACATCGGCCCCGCCGGCGAGAACAGGGTTAGGACCGCTGCCGTCATGGCGAAAATCGCCCACGCGGCAGGCTACGGGGGTTACGGGGCGGTTATGGGGAGCAAGAACCTGAAAGCTGTTGCTGTGAAGGGCTTCGGCCCCATGCCGAGGGCGAAGAGGCCCGAGCTCGTGAAGATTCTCCTGCGCGAGGCCTGGAGGAGGCTCGTGAGGCGCACGGGCTTCAGGCAGTGGGGGACGGGGAGCGGAGGGTACTACTTCGCTTCAGTGACTAGCAGCGAGCCTGTCAGGAACTGGCAGGAGGAGTGGCACGCGAACCGGGCTTTCGGCCCGCAGAACTTTGAAGCTCACTGGGTGAAGAGGTACTGGGGCGATTACGGCTGCCCTACGACCTGCATGAAAATCTCTGCTATACGCTCCGGGGCGCACCGCGGCGCGCTCACGGACGCTCCCGACTACGAGATGCAAGCTTACCTCGGGGCGAACCTCGGGGTTCTCGAGCCCAAGGCGTGCATCTACCTCTCCAGCTTAGCCGACGAGCTCGGCCTCTGCGGTATACAGACGGGCAACGTGGCCGGCTTCGCCGCGGAGCTGTTCCAGAGGGGGATCTTGACGCGGGAGGATATCGGCTTCGACCTCCGCTGGGGTGACGCTAAAGCGTTCGCTAAGCTGCTGGAGATGATTGCGCGTAGGGAGGGGATCGGGGACGTGCTCGCCGAGGGGACTTACCGCGCAGCGCTGAGGATCTCGAAGGAGAAGGGTGTGGATGCTCTCCAGTACGCGGTGGTCTCCAAGGCCATCGGGGTGGGCGCCCACGGGGTAAGGAGCGCGAAAGACTTCCTTCCCGACTTCTCGTACGCAGTCTGCGTGCAGGGTGGGGACCACACCTCAGCGCCAACGGGCTTGAGAGGCTACAAGAGCGAAGTCTCCTCCGCGTTCGACGACTCCGCTGTCATCTGCTCGTTCAACAGCATCCGGGAGCTAGCCTTCCCCCTCCTCCAGGCTGTAACCGGCTTCGACATCGATGAGGAGCGTTGGTCGAGGGAGCATGGCCGCAGAATCCTGACGATCCAGCGCGTGGCGCTCCTCGAGGGGGGCCCAGACCTCCGCTGGAGGCCTGGACTCGACGACGACCTTCCGCCGCGCTTCTACGAGCCCCTGCCCTCCGGGCCCTTCCGGGGCCGCGCCGCGAACCGCGAGGAAGTTGCCGCGAAGAGAAAAGAGTACTTCCTCTCTCTCGGCTGGGACGAGCAGGGGATCCCGCGGGACGAGACGCTGGAGGAGCTGGGCCTCGGCTTCCTCAAGCCAGCTGTCTCGAGGCTCAGAAGCGAGCTAGAACACGGAAGCTAGCCTGCCCCCGTCGACCGGGATCATCGCTCCGTTTATGTAAGCCGCGTAGTCGCTGGCGAGGAAAGCCGCAAGGTAGCCGACCTCCTCGGGCCTTCCGAGCCTCCCCGAAGGGATTCCGGAGGCGAGGCGCTTCAAAGCTTCTTCCCGGCCCACCCCTTCCCTCTCCTGGATGTCCCTGGCAATCTCCTCCACTCTCGAGGTGTGGATGATGCCCGGCATGATCCCGTTGGCGGTCACCCCGTAGCTTCCAACTTCTTTAGCGAGCGTTCGCACGAGGCCGGCGATCCCGATCCTAACCACGTTGCTGAGGACTAGGTTGGGGATAGGCTCCTTGATCGCTACGCTGGCAAGGTAGATCAAGCGGCCCCATCTCCGCTCAATCATCGCCGGGAGGAGCTCCCTCGTGAGGTAGACTGCGGGCACGAGGAGCAGCCTGTACGCCTGATCCCAGTCCTCAATGTTCAGCTCAAGGAAGTAGCCGGGTCTCGGCCCCCCGGTCGAGTAGAAGAAAATGTCGGGCCCGCCTCTGTCCTTCGCTTCGCGCGATAGCCTCTCAAGGTCTGCACGCGACGTCAAGTCGCCGGGCACTGCCATAACGTCCCTCCCGGTCTCCGAGGAGATCCTCCTTCGCGCTTCCTCGAGCCGGTCGCGGTCACGCGAGTTGATTACAAGGTCGGCACCGCACTCCGCGAGAACTCGGGCGACTCCGAAGCCGATCCCCCTGGAAGCTGCGGTGACGAGCGCTAGCTTACCCTTCAGGTTGATTACCAGCGGCACAGGAGAAGAAGTGCAGAAGTCGAGTAATATACTCTTCCGCCGAGCGTGAAGCAGAGGACCCTGCCGGCGCTCACCGGGAAGCCAGCCCGCTCAGCCTCTCCTCTGCGTGCTTCCTCGCCGCCTCCACGAGCTCCTCAGGCCCCAGCTCCTCGTCCGCTAGCCCCTCCGGCTTTTCCGCGAGGCTCACGAGCCCCACTCGAGGGACTCCGAGCGCGCGAGTGGTCTGCGCTGAGTCCTCGGGGGCTGGTGAAGCGTCAAAATAATGGACTATACCTTAATTTTCGCTTTACGCTGTCAAAACATTTAAGTCTTGCAACAGCGATGTTGCCTGTGCCGCGGTTCGAGCGTAACGGGCAGCTTGCGCGAATCCTAGAGGAAGCTGGGAGAATCCTCAGCAGCGGGTACGTTGAGTGGCCACCTCGCGGTAACCGTGAAGTTGTTGAAGAAGCGTTGAGGATGCTCGGCTGCAGAATCCCGGACCGCGCTGGAGCTTTCCCGCTGGAGGAGCTCGGCTTTTTCAGCGGGATCTCGCCGTCGCCTCTGCGGGTTTTCGAGAGCACTGAGGAGCTCCTCTACAGGAACTGGCCCACTCCCCTCGTTAAGCTGAGGTCCCTGTCGGGAGAGGGTGTAAGCGCGTGGGCTAAGCTGGAGTTCTACAACCCCTTCAGCATGAGCGTGAAGGATAGGATCGGGTGGTCCATGGTCACCGAGTACCTGGCTCGAAACCCCGGTGCTAACGTGGTTCTCTACGAGGCAACCAGCACGAACACTGGCATGGCGCTCGCAGCTATGGCGGCGGTGAAGAACCTTAAGGTGAAGCTGTACCTTCCGGCTACTATCCAGAAGGCATCCGACATCCTGCTCACCGTCATGGGGGCTGAAGTCTACAGGAAGCCGAAAGCGCTGACAGTAGAGTTCATCGAGGAGGTGGATGAGGAGGCGAGGAAGGCTGGCGGTGCGCACTTAAACCAGTTCGAAAATGACGCGAACTTCAGAGTGCACCTCCAGTATACGGCTAAAGAGCTCGACCTGCAGGCGAGAAGCGTGCCCCTGGACTTGAAAGGGATCGTGGGAGGTCTCGGAACCTCGGGCCACATGTCCGCGATAGCTCTCTACTTCAAGAGCAGATACAGCGGCAGAGTGAGGATTTACGGGGTCCAGCCGGCGCCAGGCACCGCGATACCGGGTATCCGGCGCATCGAGACAGGGATGAAGTGGGTTCACTACGTGGACTTTGACACCGTGGTCGACGTCTCGCCTGACGAGGCTGTAGAGCACGCTATACGCGTCGCCAGGAGCGAGGGGCTGCTCATCGGCTTGAGCAGCGGCGCCGTCACGGCAGCTTTCGAGAAGCTGAGAAGAGAAAAGCTTCTCGAAAAAGGCGACTACGTGCTAGTGTACCCTGACCACGGCTTCAAATACGTGGAGCAGTTCGCAGAGTACCTGTCCAGGAAAACAGTAATCGGCGAGCAGCAGCAATACCGCACTTGAGGGGAGGGCAGGCATTCGCTCTCCTACGTCAGAGGTTGTGCGCTAAGAGCTTCATGCCCGCGGAGAACAACCTTAGACTAGTAGGCTTGCTCAGCGTCGGAGCAGGGCAAGAACCACGAGCCAAATCTAGAGTTGTAGCCTGGCTGGAAGCGGAGCAGTCGCAGCAAGGGAGTGCTGGAATGCCGGGGTGGAAAGCTGGGAGAGAGTGCCGCTGGCCTCAGCCTCGTTTATCGCTGGAAGCTGGTGCGCTGGTTGCCACGCTTCCCCTCACTGTGAGGGAAAAGAGGGAACCTGGAGGCGGGGCTGGCTATCAGCGTGCAAGGAGCCTGTTTACACCCTAGCGAGCCTGCCTGCAGGGAAGATACTCGTGCTGCTTCTCGACACGCCAGTCGGCTTAGCTTTTTACGTGGAGAGAAGCCTTCATGAGGTGCTGGTGGTCCGCACCGTCGAAGGCGTACTAGAGCACTCACCCGGTCCAGTGATCAGCCTAGCCTCAGTAAATCTTTACACTTAATACCTGTACACCCGGCTGCCGTTAAGGAGATGAAGCGCGCTTGCTTCAAATTCGTGTGATAAATTGGTGTGTATTGGCTAGGACAGTTAACGATATATCCAACGGCTAGATTGCACAGTAGGGGCAGCAGGTATGGCACTTGCAGCTGTAAAGCCCCCTTCATACACGGAACTGTTTGAGCGTAACCTAGGGGTGCTTACGGAGAAGGATCAAGAGCGGGTGCGAGAAGCTCGAGTTATGATAGTTGGCGCAGGTGGGATGGGCGGGGCCCTAGCCATACTGCTTGCCAGGACAGGGTTCACCAGGTTCCTTATCGTCGACCCGGAGGTGTATGAAGCTTCCAACATGAATAGGCAGATTTGCTGCTTCATCGACACCCTGGGGAAGCCTAAAGTTGAGGTGCTTAAGCAGGAGATCTTGAGGATCAACCCCGAGGCCGAGGTGAGTGTTCTTCAGAAGGCTTTATCTCTAGAGGAAGTAAAGCAGCTCATTATAGAGTGGAAGCCGGACGTTATTGCTGCTGAAGCTGATGACGTCGCGTATAGCGCGAAGGTGATACGGATAGCTACTCAGATGGGTATCTACGCGATCACCGGCATGCCTTCAGGGCTCATGGGCTACGTCATGGCTTTCCCACCATTCACGAAGCACACTCCTGAAGGGCTCTTTGGCCTGCCTGAGAACCTCAGCTATAAGGAGCTCCACGACACCGTTGAAACCTGGGAGAATAGATGCGGCCGCAGGTGGTACATTCACAAAGGCAAGTGGAGGGTTCCGTACTGGGATGAGTGGAGGTACGGGAAGAGGCCTATAACTCAGCTTGCACCGATGGTGTGGTTCACAGCTTGTGTGACAGCAATTGAGATCTTAAAATACATTGTAGGTAAGTGGAAGCTCATCACAGCCCCTCACGTCTGGCTCCTAGACCCCGCGGACGGCAAAATCAAAGTTCGGAAGTACGCTGAGGGTAGGCTCTTCAACAAGTACGCTCTCAAAGCCTTTTCGATCAAACCCTTCGACATAGGCAGGAGGTGGAGGCGAGCAGCACTGAAAATACTCTCATATCAGCTTAAGATGTGGGAGCGTAAGCAGCTGAAGGAAGACGCAGAGGCAGAGCGCCGCTACCAGGAGCGCCTCAGAGCTAAGGAGGAAGGGTTAAAGAAAAGCCTTCACGAGATCAGCGAGAAATAGGTAGTAGTAGATAATACCGAGGTAGAAGCCCGCCAGGAACCACCAGGCTCTCTTTTCGCCCGAACCCGCTCTCCAGTGCATTTTAAAGGGGCAGCCCCCAGCCCTCATCGAGAAGTAGCCGAGAATGATTCCGCCGATGAAAGAGAACATTGCGTGAGGTAGAGTCAGCGCGCTCGGTGCTACTGGTCTCCCGAGCAAGACTACAGCCAGGTACGCGGCCAGCGAGCCTAGAAAAACTGCAGCAAGCGTGCTTTCCTCAAGGAAGCCTTTCAAGTCGTAGCGCAGCTGCACAGCTACGATGCGCGGCGCTACGAGGAACTTCCTCAGCGGTGTTACGAAACAGACCTGGTATCTCTTGCCAAAGTACCCGGCAAGCAGCCCTACCGCGAGCGAAACTATTGGAACCACTACTCCCTCCACAGGAGCACCCCGACAACCACACCGGCTAGCACGGCTAAAGCCCCGGGATCCATCCACGCGAGAAGCATGACCGCTCTGGCTTGGCACGCGCCGGCTAATAGTGCTCCTAGAGCTACCGAAAAACCCGTAAGCATGCTGTCTAGCAAGCCTCTCTCCCCGCTCTCACCAGCAGTACTTGAGCTCTGTCTACGGGAAGCTAGAAAGGAGCCGAGCAGAATGCCTACCGGTGTGAGGAAGAGACCGAACGTGAAGTAGCTGAAGCCTAGAGCTTTGAGAAACCAGTTAACCATGTCGCGAGCATGGCATACTATACAGATGCCGTAAGCTCTGGGAAGCCAGCTGCAATCGAGCAGTACGCAGATTGCTAAGTTTGGCAGAAAACCCAGTACAGCAGCTTTGACGAGGAAGCGCCCCACACCCATAAGGAGTCACTTCTTCAGGAGTATCACTAGGTATTGGTAGAGAGGAACTAGCTGCTCGCTGCAAGCGCTCTGCTGAGCAGCCCCGACGGCTGTTGCATTGAAGAAGTATCTCCCCGGAGTTGGCTCCACCGTATCGATAGGCAGCATCTCCCAAATCGTTTTCCGCTCACCCGGCTCCAGCCTAACTCTCACGAGTGCTTCTGATACGTGGGTGTTTAGCTGCGCGTCCCAGCCGTCGATCCTCAAAAAGCCATCGAAGGGGGAGCGGTCCGGGTTCCACAGAGTCAGCGTGACGTTGAACTGAGTGCCTTTGCAGTGAACCAGACTAACCTCAGCGCTAATGCTTTCGACAACTATGTTGGCGCTGGGGCTGCGGAGCACAGCGGGAACTTTCACCTGTGTGAGTAGCACAGGTACAGCAAGCGCGGCAAGCGCGAAAACCAGTATACCTCTCACACTCTATCTAAGGCTTACAGCATGTATTTAAGGATGTACATATGCCCATACCGATGCCCGACTACGTTAGATGGGTTCTCGCGGTGATACTTGCCGCATCAACAGTGCTACTATACTTCTCCGCAACGCTCGAGTGGTGGGTTATGGAGGTTCACGACCTTCATTCAAACAGGTGGAGCTGGCTTCACATATACGCGTATGGGCTCGTGCACAATATGAGCGAATTACGGCAATTCGTCACCAGGCACGAGACCCCTCCACCCCTCATGGCGGCTGCGCAGGCTTTCACTATGGGCTTAGTTGTCCTCACGGGGGCCGCCGCCGTCCTCGTAGCCTTAAGGAAGGGGTGGGTTTGGAAGATTACCCTATCTATAGGGCTCGTGTACCTATTCTACTCTCTCGCCTTCATCCCGGTATTGGAGGAGGGTACGCGCACCGCCCCGAGGCCGGTTCCCATGCAGGGAGACATCATAGAGTTCATGTACGAGTACACGGTAAGGATCATCACGTACTTCGCGCCGGGCTACTATCTTGCGGTTGCGAGCAGCATCCTTCTCATAGCTCTCTCGCTAGTGCTGTTATGGTGGTCTAGGCGTGCTGCCCCGGCAGGCTCGCAACCTTAACATCGCCACCTCAGTGTACTATGAAGTCCTGGTGGTGAGAAATTTGGAAGTGGCCAGCAAGTACGGCATCCTCGATGTGAAACCTTCCCAGTGGAGGGGCCTACGCACTTGGCGGTACAAGTTGGCAGACGCACCTGGAGCTTACGAGCTCGTGCTGTGGGATCAGCGTAGAGGGGCGCTCAAGCCGGAGAAGCCTGTTATGACTCCTTACGGAGAGCCTGCGGTGCTAGAGTTTGATGAAGCTGTTTTCCTAATAAGGTATTACCCGCACCCGAGTGAGCCTTGCTTTGAAGATTTCTCCGTAGAGGAGCAAGCTTTACGGCTGAGCGAGATTTTCGAGAATGGGTCAGCTTCTTTCCCCGCTGAGGGCTTTGAAGATAGGTTGAGCGAACTTCACTTCAACGTCGGCTTGATGATGCTCGCAGCCGGAGTATTTCACAGCGCGGTTAGGCTATCGCTGATGTCACAGGAGCGCTTCGTCAGCATCGCTGAGGAGGGTGTAGAGCTGCTGGGAAAACAGCTCGTTGAGCCGGGAGGCACAGATAGGAACGTAGCGGGGTGGCAGCTCTCCTGGAAGCTCTTCTCGAAAGTCGCGAAAGTTTACGTGGAGCAGCTAGGCAAGCCTTACGCGGTAGTTGAGCGGGTAGAGCCGGGCCGCATATGGATTTGCAGAGAATTAGGGTGCGTTGAAAACGAGTCAAACGACTACTTGTTGAGAACAGTGGAGGTCATCTTTATACCTGAAAAAGAGGACTTCGTTATTAACGCGATCGAGGAAAGCTTGAGGAAAATCGAGGAGGAGGTGGGCACTAGGCCCCCTCCCTCCGACGGGAAGCTGATCCCCTACATTCAAGTCCTCTGGAGAGAGGGAAAAGAGCTCCTGCGCTCTGAAGAACTTGCAGAGATACTTGACGTAGCATAGCCTCTTTCCGGAGGTTTCACCAGAAATTTAGCTATGTTAACCGTTATATATGTACAAATATAACAATATTTATTACTGGGTCAAGTATCAACCATACTTGCATGACGGAAGCAAAGCCTTCAGTTTCAAGGCGTGACTTCCTAAAAGGCCTTGCAGCAGGCATCGTCGCAGGAGCCGTCGTTGGAGGAGGAGGGGTGGCCGCCCTAGTTCCCTCTAGGGAGGTTGTTGTCGAGAAGGTTGTTGAGAAGCCGACGACCGTCGAGAAGCCTGTTGCACTCGTTCAGCCAACCGGCGTAAAACGGCCGACGATATTCCTTACGGAGTTCTTCACGGATATTCCGAGGCCAACAATAATTTGGAGGAGGCATGAGCTCTGCGCCGGAGACGAGCTTTGCGTCTGGGCTTGTAGTGTGGCGAAGGAGGGGAGGATTTGGCCTGAAGCTTCGAGGATTCGGATTTACCACTTTGCAGACCAGCTGGAGATTAT
This region of Thermofilum sp. genomic DNA includes:
- a CDS encoding 4Fe-4S dicluster domain-containing protein — translated: MSKPLFILRDPLKCSGCRLCEVACSLRHEGTVWPEASRIKVFELFPGVDVPHTCAQCRDYPCVKACGYGALKPDERTGAVLVDAEKCVSCGECVKACPGKVMRLHPATRKAMVCDLCGGDPECVKVCVEAGFNALTVIPYESVTLHVYSIVPDEVSRRLYETLFGE
- a CDS encoding aldehyde ferredoxin oxidoreductase C-terminal domain-containing protein encodes the protein MQLYGYHGRLLEVDLSRERSREVEIEPEILEQYVGGRGLASYLLWRELGGSWREVDPLGPENLLLLLTGPLTGYYPGVKLAVSGKSPQSNGIVGSVLSSEVAIELKAAGYDGLVVRGRASSPVYVYVEGDRVEIREAAHLWGLGGRETFRKLMEELWGELKRRRLAREGLTKEPSFVYIGPAGENRVRTAAVMAKIAHAAGYGGYGAVMGSKNLKAVAVKGFGPMPRAKRPELVKILLREAWRRLVRRTGFRQWGTGSGGYYFASVTSSEPVRNWQEEWHANRAFGPQNFEAHWVKRYWGDYGCPTTCMKISAIRSGAHRGALTDAPDYEMQAYLGANLGVLEPKACIYLSSLADELGLCGIQTGNVAGFAAELFQRGILTREDIGFDLRWGDAKAFAKLLEMIARREGIGDVLAEGTYRAALRISKEKGVDALQYAVVSKAIGVGAHGVRSAKDFLPDFSYAVCVQGGDHTSAPTGLRGYKSEVSSAFDDSAVICSFNSIRELAFPLLQAVTGFDIDEERWSREHGRRILTIQRVALLEGGPDLRWRPGLDDDLPPRFYEPLPSGPFRGRAANREEVAAKRKEYFLSLGWDEQGIPRDETLEELGLGFLKPAVSRLRSELEHGS
- a CDS encoding SDR family oxidoreductase, translating into MPLVINLKGKLALVTAASRGIGFGVARVLAECGADLVINSRDRDRLEEARRRISSETGRDVMAVPGDLTSRADLERLSREAKDRGGPDIFFYSTGGPRPGYFLELNIEDWDQAYRLLLVPAVYLTRELLPAMIERRWGRLIYLASVAIKEPIPNLVLSNVVRIGIAGLVRTLAKEVGSYGVTANGIMPGIIHTSRVEEIARDIQEREGVGREEALKRLASGIPSGRLGRPEEVGYLAAFLASDYAAYINGAMIPVDGGRLASVF
- a CDS encoding pyridoxal-phosphate dependent enzyme, yielding MPRFERNGQLARILEEAGRILSSGYVEWPPRGNREVVEEALRMLGCRIPDRAGAFPLEELGFFSGISPSPLRVFESTEELLYRNWPTPLVKLRSLSGEGVSAWAKLEFYNPFSMSVKDRIGWSMVTEYLARNPGANVVLYEATSTNTGMALAAMAAVKNLKVKLYLPATIQKASDILLTVMGAEVYRKPKALTVEFIEEVDEEARKAGGAHLNQFENDANFRVHLQYTAKELDLQARSVPLDLKGIVGGLGTSGHMSAIALYFKSRYSGRVRIYGVQPAPGTAIPGIRRIETGMKWVHYVDFDTVVDVSPDEAVEHAIRVARSEGLLIGLSSGAVTAAFEKLRREKLLEKGDYVLVYPDHGFKYVEQFAEYLSRKTVIGEQQQYRT
- a CDS encoding ThiF family adenylyltransferase, with the translated sequence MALAAVKPPSYTELFERNLGVLTEKDQERVREARVMIVGAGGMGGALAILLARTGFTRFLIVDPEVYEASNMNRQICCFIDTLGKPKVEVLKQEILRINPEAEVSVLQKALSLEEVKQLIIEWKPDVIAAEADDVAYSAKVIRIATQMGIYAITGMPSGLMGYVMAFPPFTKHTPEGLFGLPENLSYKELHDTVETWENRCGRRWYIHKGKWRVPYWDEWRYGKRPITQLAPMVWFTACVTAIEILKYIVGKWKLITAPHVWLLDPADGKIKVRKYAEGRLFNKYALKAFSIKPFDIGRRWRRAALKILSYQLKMWERKQLKEDAEAERRYQERLRAKEEGLKKSLHEISEK
- a CDS encoding YeeE/YedE thiosulfate transporter family protein; the protein is MEGVVVPIVSLAVGLLAGYFGKRYQVCFVTPLRKFLVAPRIVAVQLRYDLKGFLEESTLAAVFLGSLAAYLAVVLLGRPVAPSALTLPHAMFSFIGGIILGYFSMRAGGCPFKMHWRAGSGEKRAWWFLAGFYLGIIYYYLFLADLVKAFL